GCACAGCGTCAGCGCCTCCGGCGGATCCAGGCGCGTGTGGACATCGAGGATCAGCTCCACGTCGTGGCCGACCGCGTCCCGCACCTGGTGGAAGAGTTTCACCGAGTCCCGCAGGCAACGGCGGGCATCGAGGGTGTCGTCCGCGTCGTGCGGCGAGGCGAACCGCAGATGGCGCCAGCCCTCGGCGACCAACTCGCGGCAGCGGTCCAGGAACCACTCGCGGTCGTGGTAGCCGTCGCCGACGTGCACATAGGCCGGTACGTGATCACGTACCCGGCCGCCGAGAAGTTCATGGACCGGTACGCCGAGCGCCTTGCCGCGGATGTCCCACAGAGCCACGTCGACCGCCGCGATGGCGGCACCGAGGAAGCGGTCGGCGGGGAAGAAGCCCCGCCGGAACATCACCTGCCACAGATGCTCGATCCGCCGCGGATCCTCGCCGACGATCAGCTCCGCGAGATGCTCCAGGCCCCCCGCGACCGCCCGCTGCCGCGATCTGATGCCGACCTCGCCCAGACCGTGGATGCCCTCGTCGGTGTCGACCACCACCAGCATCATGCTGTCGCCGTGGTCGGGGAGAGTCAGCACTTCCAGGCCGGTGATCTTCATTCCACTCCTCTATGAAAACGTTCCCGCAAAATCAGCATCATTCTCGAGAACGCATCATTGGGGGCAGTCGGGCCCCAGCGCAAGACCCTTGCAGTGAGCGGGATTTCGTCGATGAACAAGTCGTGTCGCACGTCTTGACACTTCCCGGGAACGTTCGCAAGCATCAACCGCGTTGGCAGGATCCAGACGATGAGGAGGCCGTCCGTGGCAGTCACGATCCGGGAGGTGGCGAGTGCCGCCGGTGTCTCCGTCTCGACGGTGTCCCGTGCATTCACCGCGCCCGACCAGGTGCAGCCGGCGACCCGGCAGCGCATCCTCGACGCCGCGGCCGCACTGGGCTATTCCGCCAATCCGGCGGCGCGTTCGCTGCGCGGCGGCTCCACCGGAACCCTCGGCCTGATCGTCCCGGACATCGCCAACCCGTTCTTCCCGCCGATCATCAAGGCGATGCAGGCCCGCGCCCGCCGTCTGGGCTACACGGTCCTGGTCGCCGACAGCGACGAACGCGAGGCGGACGAACTGGCCGTCATCGCGGCCGTGTCCAAGCGGGTCGACGGCCTGATCCTGTGGGCCTCCACCCTCACCGAGGACCGCCTCCACGAACTCGCGGGCCGGATGCCGCTGGTGGTGGTGAACCGCCACGTCCCCGGCATCCCCGAGGTCCGCATCTCACTCTCCGCCGGGATCGCCCAGGCCGCCGAGCTGCTGAAGGCGTACGGTCACCGGCGCTGCGTCTTCGTCAACGCCTCCCGCGCCGAACTGAGCCGCGGCAAGTCCATCCAGGAGTCCTTCGAGGCTCTCGACCTCTCCCTGCACGAACTCGGCCCGTACGAGCCGAGGTTCGAGACGGGCGTGCACGCCGCCACCCTGGTCGCCGCTCACGACGCCACCGCCGTGATCGCCCACAACGATCTGGTCGCCCTCGGCGTGCTGCACCAGATGGCCAACCTCGGCATGAGCGTGCCCCGCGACGTGAGCGTCATCGGCATCGACGACACCCTGCTCGCCTCCGTCTCCACCCCCGGCCTCACCACGATCAGGATCGACCCCGAGGAGATCGCCACCCGTGCGGGAGACCTCCTGATCGAGACGATCGCCAGCTCAACGAGACCTGGCGCAAACGGACTTGACGCCACGCCCCCCTTCGTGGAGATCGGCTCCCGCCTGATCCCGCGGGCTTCGACGGGCCCCGCGCCCACCCACTGATCCCTAGCGAAAAAAGCAACGCACCGAGCTCACCCCTGCCCTTCTTGGAGCCGTCATGCCCAGACACTTCCGTTATGCAGCCATATGTGGCTCCATGGCCCTGACCGCGACCCTCGCGGGCTGTTCCTCCCTCACCCCGACCAGCGCCGACACCTCCGGCGATCTCGTCCTCCGGGTGCAGGGGATGCCCCCGGCCACCGACAAGCCGGGCCTCGCCCTCTTCAAGAAGCAGGTCGCCGACTTCGAGAAGGCCCACCCCGGCATCAAGGTCAAGGGCTCCATCACGGTCTTCGACCCGCTGACCTTCTCCGCCAAGCTCTCCGGCGGCAACGTCGAGGACGTCATCAAGGTGCCGCTGACCGAGCCGCAGCGCCTCATCCAGCAGAAGCAGGTCCAGCCGATCACCGGGCAGCTCAAGGAGTGGCAGCACTTCAAGGAGTTCAACCCGCAGGTGCTCCAGCCGCTCACCGACGACGGCGGCGACGTCTACGGCGTACCGCAGAACCCGTACGCCCAGGGCCTGGTCTACAACCGTGAGCTGTTCGAGCAGGCCGGCCTCGACCCCGACAAGCCGCCGGCCACCTGGGAGGAGGTCCGTACCGCCGCCGAGCAGATCAGCGAGAAGACCGGCAAGGCGGGCTTCGTCCACGAGTCCAAGGACAACCAGGGCGGCTGGCAGCTGACCATGCTCTCGTACGCCTTCGGCGGCGAGCTGCAGAAGCAGGAGGGCGGCAAGTACACCGCCACGCTCACTGGGGAGCCGACGAAGAAGGCGCTGCGGCTGCTGAAGGACATGCGCTGGAAGGACGACTCGCTCGGCAAGACGCTGCTGGTCAACCAGAACGATGTGATCAAGCAGTTCGCGGCCGGACAGGTCGGCATGTTCATGGGCAGCCCGGGGACGTACCGGCTGGCGAAGATGCAGTTCGGCATGGAGAACACCGACGCCTTCGGGGCCGCCCCGATGCCGCAGTCCGGCGGCGACGCGACCCTCACCGGCGGCGACATCTACATGGTCCCGAAGTCCGCCGACAAGAAGCACGCGGCAGCGGCCGTCGAGTGGCTGACCTTCGCCTACGCCAAGCCGCAGTACAGCACCGAGATCGCCGCCGCCCAGGCCAAGGCGCTCTCGGCCGACCCGAAGTCCGCGGTGGGCGTACCGACCCTGCCGGTCTTCGACCAGAAGCGGCAGACCGAGATCAACGCCGCGGTCAAGCCGTACGTGAACGTGAAGCTGGACCACTTCAAGCCGTACATCGACGGGCTCGCGACGCTGGAGCTGAAGCCGGAGCCGCCGTACCAGGCGCAGAAGCTGTACACCGCGCTCGACCCGGTGGTCCAGGCGGTGCTCACCAAGCGCGACGCCGACATCGACTCCCTCCTCGCCTCGGCCGAGAAGGACGTCAATGCGCAGCTCGCCGCGGACCAGAAGTAGCCGGCCGATGACTCTGCTCACTCCCTCCCGGAGCCCCGTCGCAGTGTCCAAGGAGCCCGTGCCGAAGTCGCCGCCGATGCGGCGGAAGCGTGGCACCGGCGCCCGCAAACAGCTCACGGCCTGGCTGTTCCTCGTCCCCGCTCTGCTCGTCTTCGGGCTCTTCGCCTGGTGGCCGATCGTGCGCAGCCTGCTCCTCAGCTTCCAGCGCACCAACCTCGTGGAGCCGGCCGTCTGGGTCGGCCTGGACAACTTCCGTACGCTCTTCGACGATCCGCTGCTCGCCACCGCGGTCGGGAACACCCTCTTCTTCGTGGCCCTCGGCCTGCTGATCGGCTTCCCGGCGCCACTGATCCTCGCCGCCATCATGTCGACCGTGCGACGCGGCGCCGGCGTCTACCGCTTCCTCGTCTACCTGCCGGTCGTCATCCCGCCGGTCGTGGCGATCCTGCTCTGGAAATGGTTCTACGATCCCGGCAGCGGCCTCTTCAACAACATCCTCGGCAAGATCGGCCTCGGCCCGTACCCCTGGCTGGAGTCCTCCGACAGCGCCATGCTCTCGCTCGTCCTGGAAGCCACCTGGGCCGGAATGGGCGGCGCCGTCCTCATCTACCTCGCCGCCATGGTCTCCATCCCCGGCGAACTCTACGAGGCCGCCGAGGTCGACGGCGCCGGCATCCGGCGGCGCATCTGGCACGTCATGCTGCCCCAACTCCGGTCCGTCATCGGCCTGTTGCTCCTCGTGCAGCTGGTCAACACGGTCCAGGTCTTCACCGAGCCGTACGTCTTCACCGGCGGCGGGCCCGACAACGCCACCCTCACGGTCCTGTTGTTGATCTTCCGTTACGCCTTCCAGGACGGTGAGTACGGCCAGGCCGCCGCCCTCTCCTTCCTGATGGTGCTCGCCCTCGCCCTGCTCTCCGCGGTGTATCTGCGGGCCACCCGCAGCTGGAGCACGTCATGACCACAGCACTCACCACCTTCGTCTCGACGAACGACCGGCAACGGCCCGGCGTCCGCGCCGCCGTGCGCTCCATCCAGGGGTTCACCCTGATCCTGTTGCTGCTCATCGGCATCGGACCGCTGTACTGGATGCTCAAGGGCGCGGTCTCCCCACCCACCGAGCTCACCACCCAGCCGCTCGCCCTCTGGCCGGACCGCGCGGCCCTCGGCAACTTCGCCACCGCGTACACCGACCTCAGCGTCGGCCGCTATCTGATGAACACCTTCCTGGTGGTCGGCGGATCGTGGTTCGTGCAGCTCTTCGTCTCGGCCACGGCGGGCTTCGCGCTCTCCGTGCTCAGGCCGAAGTTCGGCAAGGTCGTCTACGGGGCGATCCTGGCCACCATGTTCGTGCCGTACACGGTGAACATGGTCAGCCTCTTCATGACGGTGATCGACGTGCCGTTCCTGCACCTCAACCTGGGTGACACGTACTGGGCGATCTGGCTGCCGGCCGGCACGAACGCCTTCACGGTGCTGCTCGCCAAGCAGTTCTTCGACGCCCTGCCCAGGGAGCTGTTCGACGCGGCACGGGTCGACGGGGCGAGCACCCGGCAGCTGCTCACCAGGATCGTGCTGCCGATGAGCAAGCCGGTGCTCGCCGTGATCAGCCTGCTCGCGGTGATGCACTCCTGGAAGGACTTCATCTGGCCGCTGGTCGCCATCACCGACCCCGAGAAGCAGCCGATCAGTGTCGCGCTGGCGCAGCTCGCCACGCAGGCCCCGCAGGACCAGCTCATCGCCGCGATGGTGCTGGCCGTGGCCCCGCCGGTCCTTGTCTTCGTCGTCTGCCAGAAGTACATCGTCGCCGGGCTCGGCTTCACCGGCGTCAAGGGCTGAGCTCCACCCGCACCCGGACCATGAGCCCCACCCCCACCCGGACCAACAGAAGGGCACCTCCATGTCAGTCGCCCGACGCAGACTCATCCAGGGCACGGCCCTCACCGCCGGCGCCGCGCTGCTGCCGAACGTTCCCGCGTACGCAGCCGCCGACCCGGTCACCGTCGAGGCCGACGGCATCAAACTGGTCGGCCGCAGCGACGGCAGCGTCCTCGTCCAGGACGGTGCGGGAACCGACCGCATCCTCCTCAGCCACTTCATGATCAAGGACACCGCACTCGGCCAGCAGCGCACCTTCGGCGGCAGCCCCGCCCTGATCACACTCCCCGACGGACGGCCCGCGATCCAGGTCACGTACACGATGGGGAGCAGCGCGCCCGGAGTCACCGTACGCGGCACCTTCGACGTCACCGCGCGCAAGGCGCACCTGAAATGGGAGGTCGCGGGCTCCAGCACACTCACCCCGTCCGGCTTCCAGTTCTCCCGCACGGTGTACGGGGCGAGCGCGCCGGAGTCGTACGAAGCGCTGACCGTCTGGGAGCGGGACGCTCGGGGCGGCATCCCGTACGAGGTGAACGCGGGCGGTACGTACGTGGAGACGTGGGACGGGGCGAAGGGCTTCTTCTGCCTTTCCTCCACCAACCCCGCCAGCACCAACGCCACATGGATCCATGCGCCCGGCACCTCGACCGGCGCGAGCACCGTCGTCACCGAGGCCGATCTGGTCCTCGGCGACCTGCGACCGCGCGCGGCGGGCACGATCGCCGCGGGGCGGCCGCTCGGCGTGGAGGTGTGGACCGACCAGCCGTTCAACCTCTACAAGGCGGCCGGGCAGACGATGACGCTCAAGACGCAGGTCGTCAACGGGTCGGGAGCCGCCAGGAAGGTGACCCTGACCTGGTGGGCACGGGACTTCGGAGGCAAGAAGATCGGTGGCGGGACCCTCTGCGAGGACCTCGCGGCAGGCGCCGCCTGGAATGCCTCCTTCCCTCTGACCTCGCCCTCGCAGAACATCGTGTTCACCGGTGTGGAGGCGGTCAGCGGCGCTGACCAGGCGATCGCCCGCACCAATCTGAGCGTGCTCCCGGAGTTCACGTACCAGGCCGGTAAGGAGTCGATGTTCGGCCTCGCCAACTACCCCTGGCTGCTCCAGCCCAGCAAGGAAGCCGTACTCGGCCTGGTCAAGACGCTCGGCATCAAGTGGATCCGGATCGCCTACGCGGGCGCCCCCGGCATCGACATCGCGACCCTGGACGCCAACGGCATCGGCCACAACGTGCAGCTCAGCGGCATCCCCGTAGGCGGCAGCCCCGAGCAGATCGCTGCCTGGGCCGACACCAACGTCGCCAAGGCCCTCGCCGCCAACGCCACGTACTTCGAGGTCAGCAACGAGGTCAACCAGCCCTGGATGTCCGGCCGTGGCGCCGACGCCTACGTCCGCGACGGCCTGCGCCAGGTCACCACCCGCCTCGCCGCAGCCGGGTCCACGATGAAGGTCATGAACGCCGGCCTCGGCGGCATGGACCACATCTGGACCAAGAACTTCCACGACGCGGGCGGCTGGGACCTCATCGACGTCTTCGCCTTCCACCCTGGTCGCGGCAACTTCACGCCCGACTTCGCGCCGCCGCCGGAGGAGTGGACCCAGGGCTCGGCCGGTACGTACTGGAACTTCCTCGGCGCCCTGCGCAAGGCACGGCAGGTCATGGCGGAATACGGCGGCGACAAGGAACTCTGGATCACCGAGGCATACGCGCCCACCCGTCCCAACGTGTGGTGGAGCGACACCTACCGGCACGCCGCCGAGAACACGCTGCTCTCGCTCGCCCTCGCCAAGTCGGAGAAGGTGCGCGGCGTCAACTGGTACCAGCTGCACGACTCGATCATCCACCACCCGCAGGAGGCCGACCCGGCCAACCCCGAGTACCACTACGGCCTGATGAACCGCGACACCAGCGCCAAGCCGTCGCTGCTCGCCTTCGCGACCGCCGCCCGGGTCCTGGACCAGGCCGAGTTCGTCCGCCATCTCGCCTTCTCGGACCAGGACATCAAGGGCCTTCTCTTCACCACTCCCGACGGCCCGCTGTCGATCATCTGGGGCCGCAAGGACGGTTACGTCCTCAACTCCGAACACGGTGACGATCCTTGGTACGCGTCGCCGGAGCCGTGGGTCGACACCTGGACGACCAGGACCGAGGTGGTGGCCGAAGCGGCCGCCGGCACCGTGCGCGAGCTCAACTGCATCGGCCAGGAACGCTCCCTGAAAGCCTCCGGCGGCAAGGTCACACTCACCGTCGACGGCGCCCCGCGCATCTATTACGGCCTCGCCGCCGATCCCGACCGCAAGCCCGGAAGCAGGGGACGTACCGCATGAGGAACGAAACCGCACGGCACGACATCACCGTCGTCGGCGGCGGCCTGGCCGGGGTCTGCGCGGCCATCGCCGCGGCCCGCCTCGGCCGGACCGTCGCACTGATCAACAACAGGCCGGTACTCGGCGGCAATTCGAGCAGCGAGGTCCGCGTCTGGGTGTGCGGCGCGACCGGCCACGGCAAGAACCACAACGCCCGCGAGGGCGGCATCATGGGCGAGTTGCTCGTGGAGAACCAGTACCGCAACCCGGACGGGAACCCGTACTACTGGGACGCCGTGGTCCTGGATGCGGTACGCGCCGAGCCCGGCATCACGCTCTACCTCAACACCGATGTGCGCGAGGTCGAGGCCGAGGGCCCGGACGACGAGAGGCGGATCACCTCGGCCACCGGCTGGATGATGGGCTCCGAGCGTCGGATCCGCTTCGAGAGCCCCGTCTTCCTCGACTGCACCGGAGACGGCCTGATCGGCCACCTCGCGGGCGCCCACCACCGCATCGGCCGTGAGGCGCGTAACGAATTCGAGGAGGCGTGGGCCCCGGAGTCGGCCGACGGCATCACTCTCGGCTCCACGCTGCTCTTCTACACGAAGGACGCCGGGCGCCCGGTGAAGTTCGTGCCGCCGGACTTCGCCAAGGACATCAGCACCACCTCCATCCCGCAGCGGCGGATCATCAAGGCGGGGGACAACGGGTGTGCGTACTGGTGGATCGAGTTCGGCGGAGAGCTGGACACGGTGCACGACAACGAGCGGATCCGGGACGAGCTGTGGTCGGTGATCTACGGGATCTGGGATCACATCAAGAATTCGGGCGAGTTCGACGCGGCGAACATGACGCTGGAGTGGGTGGGGTCGGTGCCCGGGAAGCGGGAGTACCGGCGGTTTCTCGGTGACTACGTGCTGCACCAGGGGGACATTCTCGGGCAGACGGAGTTCGCCGACCGGGTTGCCTTCGGAGGCTGGTCGATCGATCTGCATCCGCCGCAGGGTATGTACGCCACCGAGTCGGGGGCCCGGCAGCTCTACGCGGACGGGATCTACCACATCCCGTACCGCAGCCTGTACTCGGTGAACACCGAGAACCTCCTGTTCGCCGGGCGGAACATCTCCGCCAGCCATGTCGCGTTCGGCTCGACCCGGGTCATGGCGACCTGCGCCACGATCGGGCAGGCGGCGGGCACGGCGGCGGCGCTGTGTGCTGCCGGGGAGGTCGCGCCGCGCGAACTTTCCGTACCCGAGCTGCACCGGGTGCTGCTGCGTCAGGACGCCTCGCTCATCGGGCTGGCTTCGACGGACCCGGAGGACCTGGCGCTGCGGGCGACCGTGATCGCGTCATCTGCCCTGTCCTGCCTGGCAGTCGAGGACTCCGGCGAGCTGTGGCCGCTCGCTGCGGACGCCGGACTCGTCCTTCCCGTCGACCCGGACCTCACCGGCCTTGAAATCCTGGTCGACGCCGACCGTGAAACCGAGCTCGTGATCGACCTGTACGACCCCGAACTCGGCCAGAACTACGTCCCGCGCCGCCTCGTCACCTCCACCACCCTGCCGGTCGCTGCCGGTCGCCGCCAATGGCTCAAGACCGGCCTGGACTGGTCCCCGGACACCCCGCGCAACGCCTTCCTCGTCATCCGCGCGAATGACGCGATCGCCCTGCACCGCGCCGACCGGCCGACCCCCGGCGTCCTGTGCTTCACGCGTGTCCCGCTGCGTCCGCAGGACGAATCCCCGCAGCTGCTGCGGGAGTGGACGGACGCCGGACTGCTGCGCCGTACCTTCTGCTTCCGTGCGGGGGAGACGGCGGCGTACGCCCCGGCCAAGGCCGTCGACGGCTACGCCCGCCCGTACGCGGGACCGCACATGTGGGTCTCCGCACCCCTGGCGGACGATCCCTCGCCCTGGCTCTCGCTCACCTGGCCCGAACCGGTCACCCTGGGCCGTATCGAGGTCATCGCCGACGACGACGTCAACGAGGACCTGATCAACCTGCACCACCACCGCACCCCCTTCGACATCCTCCCCACCCTCCTGCGCGACTACCGCGTCGAGGCGCGGGACGCGGACGGCACCTGGCGCGTGATCGCCCACGCGGATCGGAACCGACGACGCCGCCGGTCGCACACGCCGTCGGAGCCGGTCACCACATCGGCCGTCCGGATCGTCGTCGAAGCCACCAATGGCACGGACTCGGCGCACGTCGTCGCCGTACGCGCCTACGCGGCGGGGGAGTGACGCGATGGTCGCGAGAGTGCTGGTCACCGGGGCCGCCGGACGGATCGGGCGAGCGGTCCTCACGCTGCTCGCCGAGCGCGGGATCGAAGCGAACGCCCTGGTCCTCGACGACCCCGGTGACCTCCCGGCCCGCCTGGTCGTCACCGGCGACGCGGCCGACGCGAAGACCGTACGGGCAGCCCTGGAGGGCACCGACGCGGTCATCCACCTGGCCGCGATCCCAACTCCCGAACGCAACACCGCAGTCGAGGTCTTCACGGCCAACAGCCTGACCACCTTCACCGTGCTGGAGGAGGCCGGTCGGGCCGGAATCCGGCACGTGGCACTGGCGAGTTCGTGGGGTGTCACCGGTCTGCCCTGGACGGCGGCCGACCATCCGCATCCGCCGTACGTTCCGGTCGAC
The Streptomyces sp. NBC_00234 DNA segment above includes these coding regions:
- a CDS encoding mandelate racemase/muconate lactonizing enzyme family protein — translated: MKITGLEVLTLPDHGDSMMLVVVDTDEGIHGLGEVGIRSRQRAVAGGLEHLAELIVGEDPRRIEHLWQVMFRRGFFPADRFLGAAIAAVDVALWDIRGKALGVPVHELLGGRVRDHVPAYVHVGDGYHDREWFLDRCRELVAEGWRHLRFASPHDADDTLDARRCLRDSVKLFHQVRDAVGHDVELILDVHTRLDPPEALTLCREIEAARPYFVEDPLRCENPDSYRMLRARTGVPLAAGEQYGSKWEFRTLIEGDLIDYARVDIGVAAGLTEAKKIAAMAETHHIKLATHNPLGPVTAASSLQLNLACPNVAIQEHQTDPDPEIAALFTARPTIVPGRVEASELPGIGVDIDREAARRYQATAAERPHLRAADGAFTNW
- a CDS encoding LacI family DNA-binding transcriptional regulator, with the translated sequence MAVTIREVASAAGVSVSTVSRAFTAPDQVQPATRQRILDAAAALGYSANPAARSLRGGSTGTLGLIVPDIANPFFPPIIKAMQARARRLGYTVLVADSDEREADELAVIAAVSKRVDGLILWASTLTEDRLHELAGRMPLVVVNRHVPGIPEVRISLSAGIAQAAELLKAYGHRRCVFVNASRAELSRGKSIQESFEALDLSLHELGPYEPRFETGVHAATLVAAHDATAVIAHNDLVALGVLHQMANLGMSVPRDVSVIGIDDTLLASVSTPGLTTIRIDPEEIATRAGDLLIETIASSTRPGANGLDATPPFVEIGSRLIPRASTGPAPTH
- a CDS encoding ABC transporter substrate-binding protein gives rise to the protein MALTATLAGCSSLTPTSADTSGDLVLRVQGMPPATDKPGLALFKKQVADFEKAHPGIKVKGSITVFDPLTFSAKLSGGNVEDVIKVPLTEPQRLIQQKQVQPITGQLKEWQHFKEFNPQVLQPLTDDGGDVYGVPQNPYAQGLVYNRELFEQAGLDPDKPPATWEEVRTAAEQISEKTGKAGFVHESKDNQGGWQLTMLSYAFGGELQKQEGGKYTATLTGEPTKKALRLLKDMRWKDDSLGKTLLVNQNDVIKQFAAGQVGMFMGSPGTYRLAKMQFGMENTDAFGAAPMPQSGGDATLTGGDIYMVPKSADKKHAAAAVEWLTFAYAKPQYSTEIAAAQAKALSADPKSAVGVPTLPVFDQKRQTEINAAVKPYVNVKLDHFKPYIDGLATLELKPEPPYQAQKLYTALDPVVQAVLTKRDADIDSLLASAEKDVNAQLAADQK
- a CDS encoding carbohydrate ABC transporter permease, giving the protein MTLLTPSRSPVAVSKEPVPKSPPMRRKRGTGARKQLTAWLFLVPALLVFGLFAWWPIVRSLLLSFQRTNLVEPAVWVGLDNFRTLFDDPLLATAVGNTLFFVALGLLIGFPAPLILAAIMSTVRRGAGVYRFLVYLPVVIPPVVAILLWKWFYDPGSGLFNNILGKIGLGPYPWLESSDSAMLSLVLEATWAGMGGAVLIYLAAMVSIPGELYEAAEVDGAGIRRRIWHVMLPQLRSVIGLLLLVQLVNTVQVFTEPYVFTGGGPDNATLTVLLLIFRYAFQDGEYGQAAALSFLMVLALALLSAVYLRATRSWSTS
- a CDS encoding carbohydrate ABC transporter permease → MTTALTTFVSTNDRQRPGVRAAVRSIQGFTLILLLLIGIGPLYWMLKGAVSPPTELTTQPLALWPDRAALGNFATAYTDLSVGRYLMNTFLVVGGSWFVQLFVSATAGFALSVLRPKFGKVVYGAILATMFVPYTVNMVSLFMTVIDVPFLHLNLGDTYWAIWLPAGTNAFTVLLAKQFFDALPRELFDAARVDGASTRQLLTRIVLPMSKPVLAVISLLAVMHSWKDFIWPLVAITDPEKQPISVALAQLATQAPQDQLIAAMVLAVAPPVLVFVVCQKYIVAGLGFTGVKG
- a CDS encoding FAD-dependent oxidoreductase, with amino-acid sequence MRNETARHDITVVGGGLAGVCAAIAAARLGRTVALINNRPVLGGNSSSEVRVWVCGATGHGKNHNAREGGIMGELLVENQYRNPDGNPYYWDAVVLDAVRAEPGITLYLNTDVREVEAEGPDDERRITSATGWMMGSERRIRFESPVFLDCTGDGLIGHLAGAHHRIGREARNEFEEAWAPESADGITLGSTLLFYTKDAGRPVKFVPPDFAKDISTTSIPQRRIIKAGDNGCAYWWIEFGGELDTVHDNERIRDELWSVIYGIWDHIKNSGEFDAANMTLEWVGSVPGKREYRRFLGDYVLHQGDILGQTEFADRVAFGGWSIDLHPPQGMYATESGARQLYADGIYHIPYRSLYSVNTENLLFAGRNISASHVAFGSTRVMATCATIGQAAGTAAALCAAGEVAPRELSVPELHRVLLRQDASLIGLASTDPEDLALRATVIASSALSCLAVEDSGELWPLAADAGLVLPVDPDLTGLEILVDADRETELVIDLYDPELGQNYVPRRLVTSTTLPVAAGRRQWLKTGLDWSPDTPRNAFLVIRANDAIALHRADRPTPGVLCFTRVPLRPQDESPQLLREWTDAGLLRRTFCFRAGETAAYAPAKAVDGYARPYAGPHMWVSAPLADDPSPWLSLTWPEPVTLGRIEVIADDDVNEDLINLHHHRTPFDILPTLLRDYRVEARDADGTWRVIAHADRNRRRRRSHTPSEPVTTSAVRIVVEATNGTDSAHVVAVRAYAAGE